The following proteins are encoded in a genomic region of Methanomassiliicoccales archaeon:
- a CDS encoding MBL fold metallo-hydrolase has protein sequence MDVVFMGTNGWYDTDTGNTLSVLVRAKEMNVVLDAGGGLHKLDRYADLSKPTVIMLSHHHLDHLIGLHQLARFRFKNKVTIVGLIGTFNILQELLREPYSVPLGLIPYNIEFMEVREGVHDRPFTFHSRLLFHSSPCLGYRLELDGRSIAFCTDTGPCKNTVELARNADLLITESAFRTGESSDLWPHLTPEDAIAIKDESKAKRLVLTHFDAFKYPTMRDREEIEERHPGKLTVSKDGMIVTI, from the coding sequence TTGGACGTAGTTTTCATGGGCACCAACGGCTGGTACGACACCGACACGGGGAACACACTTAGCGTCCTGGTGCGGGCCAAGGAAATGAACGTGGTCCTGGACGCCGGGGGCGGGCTGCACAAGCTGGACCGCTACGCCGACCTGTCGAAGCCGACGGTCATCATGCTCTCGCACCATCACCTGGACCATCTCATCGGACTGCACCAGCTGGCCCGCTTCCGTTTCAAGAACAAGGTGACCATCGTCGGCCTAATCGGCACGTTCAACATCCTGCAAGAGCTGTTGCGGGAACCGTACTCCGTGCCTCTGGGGCTCATCCCCTACAACATTGAGTTTATGGAAGTAAGGGAGGGCGTGCACGATCGCCCCTTCACCTTCCATTCCCGTCTGCTCTTCCATTCCTCGCCCTGCCTCGGGTACCGTCTGGAGCTGGATGGGAGGTCCATCGCCTTCTGTACCGACACCGGTCCGTGCAAGAACACCGTGGAGCTGGCTAGGAACGCCGACCTGCTCATAACCGAGAGCGCCTTCCGCACCGGGGAGAGCAGCGACCTGTGGCCCCACCTCACCCCGGAGGACGCCATCGCTATAAAGGACGAGTCCAAGGCCAAGCGCCTGGTCCTCACCCACTTCGACGCCTTCAAGTACCCGACGATGCGGGATAGGGAGGAGATTGAGGAGAGGCATCCGGGCAAACTGACCGTCTCCAAGGACGGCATGATCGTCACCATATGA
- a CDS encoding DUF1638 domain-containing protein, translating to MNGEGRLAIVGCPILEDEIIYLLSNDHELNDIFVVEDDHSRNLLRKLSQARPDIHRVKEAQVNDLPSSEGRSVLVWMKSMGLHEEPKELGAEVVRTVKLLDGSCSVILLFYGLCGNAFQNMNILFEDVRTPVVILTDAQGQIVDDCIAVPLGGTDGYLRLLKRYAGVFYMTPAWAENWPDLIKKMEITRGTDMTNLDMLKMLFEMAGYNRVLRINTGLGETDNFHAHVREFSQEFNFKEVDLEPNFISTKVSEDAYRKCLNIVENGKNGKEKGFQVEPRLFS from the coding sequence ATGAACGGAGAAGGAAGATTGGCCATCGTCGGTTGCCCGATACTGGAGGACGAGATAATTTATCTCCTGTCCAACGATCATGAGCTGAACGACATTTTCGTGGTGGAGGACGACCACTCCCGGAACCTGCTCAGGAAATTGAGCCAAGCTAGACCTGATATCCACAGGGTGAAGGAGGCCCAGGTGAACGACCTGCCTTCGAGCGAGGGCCGAAGCGTCCTGGTGTGGATGAAGTCTATGGGGCTGCATGAGGAGCCGAAAGAGCTGGGAGCGGAGGTGGTCCGGACCGTCAAACTGCTGGACGGCAGCTGCTCGGTCATACTGTTATTTTACGGGCTCTGCGGGAACGCCTTCCAGAACATGAACATATTATTCGAGGACGTGCGGACGCCGGTGGTCATCTTGACCGACGCGCAGGGGCAGATCGTCGACGACTGCATCGCCGTGCCCCTGGGAGGTACGGACGGTTACTTGCGCCTTCTGAAACGGTACGCCGGCGTCTTCTACATGACCCCGGCCTGGGCCGAGAACTGGCCGGACCTCATCAAGAAGATGGAGATCACCCGAGGAACGGACATGACCAACCTGGACATGCTGAAGATGCTGTTCGAGATGGCCGGGTACAACCGGGTGCTGCGCATTAACACAGGTCTCGGGGAAACTGATAACTTCCATGCCCATGTGAGGGAGTTCAGCCAGGAATTCAATTTCAAAGAGGTCGACCTGGAGCCGAACTTCATCTCCACCAAGGTCAGCGAGGATGCTTACCGTAAGTGCCTGAACATAGTGGAGAACGGAAAAAATGGAAAAGAGAAAGGGTTTCAGGTCGAACCTAGGCTTTTTTCCTAA
- a CDS encoding tautomerase family protein codes for MPVVTIDIIKGAMSKEQKVEMMKRVSEVVAEIEARPNPKENMLPFVYCIIRESEWGDFGNNGVGITPELLQAVKHGIVHIAIKPQ; via the coding sequence ATGCCAGTAGTGACAATTGATATTATTAAAGGAGCTATGAGCAAAGAACAGAAAGTGGAAATGATGAAGCGTGTTTCTGAAGTGGTCGCAGAAATTGAAGCCCGACCAAATCCAAAGGAGAACATGCTTCCATTTGTGTATTGCATTATAAGGGAATCCGAGTGGGGGGACTTTGGCAACAATGGAGTAGGTATAACTCCGGAATTACTACAAGCAGTGAAACATGGAATAGTCCATATAGCCATTAAGCCACAATAA
- a CDS encoding winged helix-turn-helix domain-containing protein, translating to MDSGPRSISDLVSDEYAGRILSLTFSQPRCVQEICAMTGIPIAVAYRRVAALENAGLIKCHRTEVSQGGKKSKYYRCQVDLVRLTFRKGRFEVEVEWKDSRSERHIPAMVSR from the coding sequence ATGGACAGTGGACCCCGTTCCATCTCGGACCTGGTGTCCGACGAGTACGCCGGAAGGATCCTCAGCCTGACCTTCTCCCAACCGCGCTGCGTGCAGGAGATATGCGCCATGACCGGCATTCCTATAGCTGTCGCTTACCGCCGCGTGGCCGCCCTGGAGAACGCCGGCCTGATCAAATGTCATAGGACCGAGGTGTCGCAAGGGGGCAAGAAGAGCAAATATTACCGGTGCCAGGTCGACCTGGTCCGCCTGACCTTCCGCAAAGGGCGCTTCGAGGTGGAGGTGGAGTGGAAGGACAGCCGGAGCGAGCGGCACATACCGGCCATGGTCTCCAGATAG
- a CDS encoding ABC-F family ATP-binding cassette domain-containing protein, translated as MLLKAEGVGKAFGPKQVLKEVDLQIEMGDRIGLVGRNGAGKTTLIKLFMGHIKPDVGMLTLKTSKVSYLSQFVEVDHSASVDSTVGVLSEEAAPLKRRAMEIEEVMASGGDSDTDWNALSQEYASVQDELLRISPSQTKGKALGILGEFGLEHKAQGSMGELSGGERTKVMLSRVLAQAEQSDLIFLDEPTSHLDIETVEWLEDQLLKLKGAVIIISHDRYFLDNVATRIIELEDGKLTHYSGNYTVFMEKKALDRERLMQAHDKALREKERQERIAEELHVKYKFKSIHKTREKMAERIEVPDPPIEEKDLQVRIYALGKSGKNVITGKDLVVARGNRKVLDKLDIEIEKGDKLGIFGPNGSGKTTLLKALQSKLPYLGELHVSPGVKIGYYAQEHDLLEQDLTAEQQMKKTLGQQATESRAILARLLLIGKDVERPISILSGGERARVALAMLLAQHKNLLILDEPSNYLDIPSKEAVEAALREYTGTMIIVTHDRYLLDAVCTKVGELRGGKLTVFNGTYSEMKGRQKSSQGVEVADVYKAVSSFKDWTNGATYKAGDKVIIAKTELENFKWALETGKLKKVGGTELKKVRKPPAPAEDD; from the coding sequence ATGCTCCTAAAAGCGGAAGGGGTGGGCAAGGCCTTCGGTCCCAAGCAGGTCCTCAAGGAGGTGGACCTCCAGATCGAGATGGGGGACCGTATCGGGCTGGTAGGCCGCAACGGCGCCGGCAAGACCACCCTCATCAAGCTGTTCATGGGACACATCAAGCCCGACGTGGGCATGCTAACGCTAAAGACCAGCAAGGTCAGCTATCTGTCCCAGTTCGTGGAGGTGGACCATTCCGCCTCGGTGGATTCCACCGTCGGCGTCCTGAGCGAGGAGGCGGCACCGTTGAAGCGGCGGGCCATGGAGATCGAGGAGGTAATGGCCTCCGGCGGTGATTCCGACACGGACTGGAACGCCCTGTCGCAGGAGTACGCCTCGGTCCAGGATGAACTGTTGCGCATTTCTCCCTCACAGACCAAAGGGAAGGCCTTGGGCATCCTGGGGGAGTTCGGCCTGGAGCACAAGGCCCAGGGGAGCATGGGGGAGCTGAGCGGGGGCGAGCGTACCAAGGTCATGCTCTCCCGCGTGCTGGCGCAGGCCGAGCAATCGGACCTCATATTCCTTGACGAACCGACGAGCCATCTGGACATCGAGACCGTGGAATGGCTGGAGGACCAGTTGCTGAAGCTCAAGGGGGCGGTGATCATCATCTCCCACGACCGTTACTTCCTGGACAACGTGGCCACTCGCATCATCGAGCTGGAGGACGGCAAGCTCACGCATTATTCGGGCAACTACACCGTCTTCATGGAGAAGAAGGCCTTGGACCGGGAACGGTTGATGCAGGCGCACGACAAGGCGCTGCGCGAGAAGGAACGGCAGGAACGCATCGCCGAGGAACTTCATGTCAAGTACAAGTTCAAGTCGATCCACAAGACCCGGGAGAAGATGGCCGAGAGGATCGAGGTCCCGGACCCCCCGATAGAAGAGAAGGACCTACAGGTCCGCATCTACGCCCTGGGAAAATCGGGCAAGAACGTCATCACCGGCAAGGATCTGGTCGTAGCTCGAGGGAACCGCAAGGTACTGGACAAACTGGACATAGAGATCGAGAAGGGTGACAAGCTGGGCATATTCGGTCCGAACGGAAGTGGTAAGACCACCCTGCTCAAGGCCTTACAATCGAAACTGCCGTACCTGGGGGAGCTGCACGTCTCCCCGGGGGTGAAGATCGGTTATTACGCCCAGGAGCACGATCTGCTAGAGCAGGACCTCACGGCGGAGCAACAGATGAAGAAGACCCTAGGACAGCAGGCCACGGAGTCGCGGGCCATACTGGCCAGATTGCTGCTCATCGGCAAGGACGTGGAAAGGCCGATAAGCATCCTCTCCGGCGGGGAAAGAGCCAGGGTAGCCCTGGCCATGCTGCTAGCGCAGCACAAGAACCTGCTCATCCTCGACGAACCGTCCAACTACCTGGATATACCTAGCAAGGAGGCGGTGGAGGCGGCCCTGCGCGAATACACTGGTACCATGATCATCGTCACCCATGACCGTTATCTTCTGGACGCGGTGTGCACCAAGGTCGGGGAGCTGCGAGGCGGGAAGCTGACGGTGTTCAACGGAACATATTCGGAGATGAAGGGGAGACAGAAGTCCTCCCAGGGAGTAGAGGTCGCCGATGTCTACAAGGCCGTTTCCAGCTTCAAGGACTGGACTAACGGCGCAACGTACAAGGCCGGGGACAAGGTGATCATCGCCAAGACCGAGCTGGAGAACTTCAAGTGGGCCCTGGAAACGGGGAAGCTGAAGAAGGTCGGAGGCACCGAACTGAAAAAGGTGCGCAAGCCCCCTGCCCCGGCTGAGGATGATTGA
- a CDS encoding TIM barrel protein, translating into MHRFGMPVLIEYQELRPNLELCHELGLDFIELNMNLPYSFPENINSREVKWALKEGMRFSIHLHDELDLGSLHRSVRKGHIARCEDALRWGAKNGVFLLNLHLNPGVYFTLPDGKIWVYERYQNEYIESLNDSLSQLSSLASGLGVRICLENTGHLALPFMRRAVESVLDLDSIGLCWDIGHDARVGHQEEDFMLAHADRLWHMHFHDYDGKSDHQLPFTGNIDCPHFLDMAREKDMSVLIEVKTEAAVRQAVLTMRQRGCLPDAKSLK; encoded by the coding sequence ATGCATAGATTCGGAATGCCAGTGCTGATAGAGTACCAGGAACTGCGGCCCAACCTTGAGCTGTGCCATGAGCTTGGATTGGACTTCATCGAGCTCAATATGAACCTGCCATACTCCTTTCCCGAGAACATTAATTCCCGGGAGGTGAAGTGGGCGCTGAAAGAGGGGATGCGCTTTAGCATCCACCTGCACGACGAGCTCGATCTGGGCTCGCTACACCGATCCGTCCGCAAGGGGCATATCGCCCGATGCGAGGACGCCCTGCGCTGGGGGGCGAAGAACGGTGTGTTCCTGCTGAACCTGCACCTGAACCCCGGGGTGTACTTCACCCTGCCCGACGGCAAGATCTGGGTGTACGAGCGGTATCAGAACGAGTACATCGAATCCCTGAACGATTCGTTGTCCCAGCTTTCCTCCCTGGCCTCTGGGCTGGGAGTTAGGATATGCCTGGAAAACACCGGGCACCTCGCCCTGCCGTTCATGCGCCGGGCGGTGGAATCGGTATTGGACCTGGATTCCATCGGCCTTTGCTGGGACATAGGCCACGATGCCCGCGTCGGCCATCAGGAGGAAGATTTCATGTTGGCCCATGCGGATCGTCTATGGCACATGCACTTTCACGACTACGACGGGAAGAGCGACCACCAGCTGCCCTTCACCGGCAACATCGATTGCCCTCACTTCCTGGATATGGCGAGGGAGAAGGACATGTCCGTGCTCATCGAAGTGAAGACCGAAGCGGCCGTCCGGCAGGCCGTGCTGACCATGCGCCAAAGGGGTTGCCTGCCCGATGCAAAGTCATTAAAATGA
- a CDS encoding methyltransferase domain-containing protein, which yields MNKEPSQFPASEKHRLVDEDRRRRQPVEAVLERMRLSPGETVADLGAGVGYLSIPLADAGAKVIALDFQQEMLDGIRERDNGSERIALVKAELPNIPLPDASLDRAVMLNVFHEVKDKKRLAAEIGRVLRKDGRITIVDWQARQTERGPPRHERVPIDVAPSYFPDFVLERKYDDENYYHLELRRE from the coding sequence ATGAACAAAGAGCCTTCGCAATTCCCGGCCTCAGAGAAGCACCGCCTGGTGGACGAAGACCGTCGCCGGAGGCAGCCGGTGGAAGCGGTACTGGAACGCATGCGATTGTCTCCCGGTGAGACCGTGGCCGACCTGGGAGCCGGCGTGGGCTACCTGTCCATACCGCTGGCCGATGCCGGAGCCAAGGTCATCGCCCTGGACTTCCAGCAGGAGATGTTGGACGGAATCCGGGAAAGGGATAATGGCTCAGAGAGGATTGCGCTGGTCAAGGCCGAGCTGCCGAACATACCGTTGCCGGATGCCTCGCTGGACCGGGCAGTCATGCTGAACGTCTTTCATGAGGTTAAAGACAAGAAAAGGCTGGCAGCGGAGATCGGGCGCGTCCTGCGAAAGGACGGACGCATCACCATCGTGGACTGGCAGGCCAGGCAGACGGAGAGGGGTCCGCCGCGGCACGAACGAGTTCCCATCGACGTCGCCCCGTCCTACTTTCCCGATTTCGTTCTGGAAAGGAAATACGACGACGAGAACTATTATCATCTGGAGCTTCGCCGGGAATGA
- a CDS encoding methyltransferase domain-containing protein: MSQKESWDRLYKRDDRPWKGDPDATLPFEGTVLELGVGNGKGLAALSTNTQPIGLDFSRQALWSCRRWRSLPLLQGDVTALPIRDACMPSIATSHVLGHLLLPDRIDAAMEITRVLANDGRLFISVFGDGDMRCGKGTEVEQRTYERGNGIICHYFAEGEVIELFPDLQLEEEWTRCVSKRYHGRDEVRQERRALLRK; the protein is encoded by the coding sequence ATGAGCCAAAAGGAGAGCTGGGACCGCCTGTACAAAAGGGACGACCGTCCCTGGAAGGGGGACCCGGACGCCACGCTGCCCTTCGAGGGAACGGTCCTGGAGCTGGGCGTGGGGAACGGAAAGGGGTTGGCGGCGCTGTCGACGAACACGCAGCCCATAGGATTGGACTTCTCCCGTCAGGCGCTGTGGTCCTGCCGTCGATGGCGCTCATTGCCTCTGTTGCAGGGGGACGTCACCGCCCTGCCCATTCGGGACGCATGCATGCCGTCGATCGCCACCTCCCACGTCCTCGGTCACCTTCTGCTTCCGGACAGGATAGACGCAGCTATGGAGATAACGAGAGTACTGGCGAACGACGGGCGTCTCTTTATCAGCGTCTTCGGGGACGGCGATATGCGCTGCGGGAAAGGAACGGAGGTTGAGCAGCGGACCTACGAAAGGGGCAACGGCATAATCTGCCATTACTTCGCGGAGGGGGAGGTCATTGAACTATTCCCGGACCTGCAACTGGAAGAGGAATGGACCAGATGTGTGTCCAAGCGCTACCACGGCCGGGACGAAGTACGGCAGGAACGCCGCGCGCTGCTCCGCAAGTGA
- a CDS encoding winged helix-turn-helix domain-containing protein, whose product MGKNDLLDKSRLLTDEYAVKILVATVRSPRNAQQISEQYGIPIAACYRRIRDLELAGLIVCTERRLSQQGKRVCYYLSRIKTATVQFDNGKLKVRFTMKDECPDQDWQDVNLRDEDGDGR is encoded by the coding sequence ATGGGGAAGAACGACCTTCTGGACAAGTCCCGATTGTTGACGGACGAGTACGCGGTCAAGATATTGGTGGCCACGGTACGCTCCCCCCGCAACGCCCAGCAGATCTCTGAGCAGTACGGCATACCGATAGCCGCCTGCTACCGTCGCATACGGGACCTGGAGCTGGCCGGCCTGATCGTCTGCACCGAGAGGAGGCTCTCCCAGCAGGGGAAACGGGTCTGCTATTACCTATCGCGCATCAAGACCGCCACCGTCCAGTTCGACAACGGCAAGCTGAAGGTCCGCTTCACCATGAAGGACGAGTGTCCAGACCAAGATTGGCAGGACGTGAACCTGCGGGATGAGGACGGGGACGGCCGATGA
- a CDS encoding catalase, with amino-acid sequence MRKAAPKKQSLTDNFGKPVEDDQNTLTAGRNGPVLVQDIHLIEKLAHFDRERIPERVVHAKGAGAFGYFEVTKDVSKYTRAKFLSKVGKKTEVFVRFSTVGGEKGSADAERDPRGFAVKFYTEEGNYDMVGNNTPVFFIRDPLKFPDFIHTQKRNPSNNLKDPDMFWDFLSLTPESVHQVTILFSDRGIPATFRNMNGFTSHTYKWYNDKGEYYWIKLHFKTEQGIKNLTAEEAEVMKGKDPDHATRDLHDAIERGEFPSWRVEVQIMTPEQAEKYRFDPFDITKVWPHGDVPPMTFGRMVLNRNPTNYFAEVEQSAFSPANFVPGIGASPDKLLQGRLFSYHDTHRHRLGTNYHLIPVNQAKGTTTGNYQRDGPMMTGDNQGNGPNYYPNSFQGPTPNMAFAEPPFDLKGKVTRQRHDHPNSDFVQAGSLYSKVMNDAEKKRLISNIVGHLGGAQKRIQYRQTAIFYLADADYGKNAAKGLKLDLKKVKELAAMTQEERVTATKEGSKL; translated from the coding sequence ATGAGAAAGGCAGCCCCCAAGAAACAGTCTTTGACCGATAACTTCGGCAAGCCTGTAGAAGATGACCAGAACACCCTGACCGCGGGAAGGAACGGCCCGGTGCTGGTCCAGGACATCCACCTCATAGAGAAATTGGCCCATTTTGACCGGGAACGGATCCCGGAGCGTGTGGTGCACGCCAAGGGAGCTGGCGCCTTCGGGTATTTCGAGGTCACCAAGGACGTCTCGAAGTACACCAGAGCGAAGTTCTTGAGCAAGGTTGGGAAGAAGACGGAGGTCTTCGTGCGTTTCTCCACCGTGGGCGGGGAAAAGGGTTCCGCAGACGCCGAACGGGACCCCCGCGGCTTCGCCGTGAAGTTCTATACCGAGGAGGGCAACTACGACATGGTGGGAAACAACACCCCGGTGTTCTTCATCAGAGATCCGCTCAAGTTCCCGGACTTCATCCACACCCAGAAGAGGAACCCCAGCAACAACCTGAAGGACCCGGACATGTTCTGGGACTTCCTTTCCCTGACGCCGGAGTCCGTGCACCAGGTCACCATATTGTTCTCGGACCGGGGGATACCCGCTACGTTCAGGAATATGAACGGATTCACCAGCCACACCTACAAGTGGTACAACGATAAAGGGGAGTACTACTGGATTAAACTGCACTTCAAGACCGAACAGGGAATCAAGAACCTTACGGCCGAGGAGGCCGAGGTGATGAAGGGCAAGGACCCGGACCATGCCACGCGTGATCTGCACGACGCCATCGAACGCGGTGAGTTCCCGTCCTGGAGGGTAGAAGTGCAGATAATGACCCCGGAGCAGGCGGAGAAGTATCGGTTCGATCCGTTCGACATCACCAAGGTCTGGCCGCATGGCGACGTGCCACCCATGACCTTCGGGAGGATGGTACTGAACCGGAACCCGACCAACTACTTCGCCGAGGTGGAGCAGTCAGCGTTCTCTCCCGCGAACTTCGTACCGGGCATCGGAGCGTCGCCGGATAAGCTGCTGCAGGGACGGTTGTTCTCGTACCACGACACGCACCGCCACCGGCTAGGGACGAACTACCACCTGATACCGGTGAACCAGGCCAAAGGCACGACCACGGGCAATTACCAGCGGGACGGGCCTATGATGACCGGCGACAACCAAGGCAACGGACCGAACTACTATCCCAACAGCTTCCAGGGACCAACACCGAACATGGCCTTCGCCGAGCCGCCGTTCGATCTAAAAGGGAAGGTGACCAGGCAGCGTCACGACCACCCCAACTCTGACTTCGTGCAAGCTGGGTCGTTATACTCCAAGGTGATGAACGACGCGGAGAAGAAGCGTCTGATCAGCAACATCGTCGGGCATCTCGGCGGGGCGCAGAAGCGCATCCAGTACCGTCAGACGGCCATATTCTACCTGGCCGACGCGGACTACGGGAAGAACGCGGCCAAGGGACTGAAGCTGGACCTGAAGAAGGTCAAGGAGTTGGCGGCCATGACCCAGGAGGAGAGGGTGACTGCGACCAAAGAAGGGTCGAAGCTCTAA
- the purB gene encoding adenylosuccinate lyase: MLCPLDFRYGRKEMKEIFSEDHRIDLQLKVEASLARAHAKAGNIPASAAKTISSKASISIVTRERVYEIESETRHDVMAVVKALSEKCGEAGNYVHLGATSNDIIDTTTALQLQAALDIVEKDLLALLLTLADLAKKHRDTMCMGRTHGQNAIPTTYGFKIAGYASEVMRHIERVRECRKRVCVGKLSGAIGTAAALGPKARDVQSLMMKDLGLGYEEAATQVVCRDRYTELVCLMANICTSCERYATEIRNLQRSEISEVAESFDAKKQVGSSTMAQKRNPIISENVCGLSRIVRGFVTPTFENMVLWHERDLSNSSAERFTLPHVMVLTDEILIKMVGVFSGLTVNKDNMLRNINAAKGLIMAEPVMMALTSKGIGRQDAHEIVRSCSMMAEEKGWDLQKALLMDPTVKKHFTKVELAKVMDPKNYLGFAPQMTDEVIVKAKKILG, translated from the coding sequence ATGCTCTGTCCATTGGACTTCCGCTACGGGCGCAAAGAGATGAAGGAGATATTCTCCGAGGACCACAGGATCGACCTACAGCTGAAGGTCGAGGCTTCCCTGGCCCGGGCCCACGCCAAGGCTGGCAACATCCCCGCCTCCGCCGCCAAGACCATATCCTCCAAGGCCTCGATCTCCATCGTCACCAGGGAGAGGGTCTACGAGATCGAGAGCGAGACCAGGCACGACGTCATGGCCGTGGTGAAGGCTCTTTCGGAGAAGTGCGGCGAGGCTGGCAACTACGTTCATTTGGGCGCTACGTCCAACGACATAATCGACACCACAACCGCCCTGCAGCTCCAGGCCGCTCTGGACATTGTGGAAAAGGACCTGCTGGCGTTGCTATTGACCTTGGCCGACCTGGCCAAGAAGCACCGCGACACCATGTGCATGGGCCGCACCCACGGGCAGAACGCCATACCGACTACGTACGGCTTCAAGATCGCCGGCTACGCCTCGGAGGTCATGAGGCACATCGAGAGGGTGAGGGAGTGCCGCAAGCGGGTGTGCGTGGGCAAGCTGTCCGGAGCGATAGGCACCGCCGCCGCCCTGGGACCGAAGGCCCGTGATGTGCAGTCGTTGATGATGAAGGACCTGGGCCTCGGTTACGAGGAGGCCGCGACGCAGGTGGTCTGTCGGGACCGCTACACCGAGCTGGTCTGCCTGATGGCGAATATCTGCACGTCCTGTGAGAGGTATGCCACGGAGATACGCAACCTGCAGAGGTCTGAGATTTCTGAGGTGGCCGAGTCCTTCGACGCCAAGAAGCAGGTGGGCAGCTCCACTATGGCGCAAAAGAGGAACCCGATAATCTCGGAGAACGTCTGCGGCCTCAGTCGCATCGTCCGCGGTTTCGTCACGCCGACGTTCGAGAATATGGTGTTGTGGCACGAGAGGGACCTGAGCAACTCCTCCGCCGAGCGTTTCACCCTGCCTCACGTGATGGTCCTCACTGATGAGATATTGATAAAGATGGTGGGCGTGTTCAGCGGACTGACGGTCAACAAGGACAACATGCTGAGGAACATAAACGCCGCCAAGGGTCTGATCATGGCCGAGCCAGTGATGATGGCGCTGACGTCCAAAGGCATCGGCCGACAGGACGCGCATGAGATCGTCCGTTCGTGCAGCATGATGGCCGAAGAGAAGGGCTGGGATTTACAGAAAGCGCTCTTAATGGACCCAACGGTCAAAAAACATTTCACAAAGGTGGAACTGGCCAAGGTCATGGACCCCAAGAACTACCTGGGGTTCGCGCCGCAGATGACCGACGAAGTCATCGTAAAAGCCAAGAAGATACTGGGTTGA
- a CDS encoding phosphoserine phosphatase codes for MTELLEDLDQKRQFNNNEAERRRRLRDELNDKTKEWVQKRDELNAKVRELVDSAAKHRETRDKMNEQVRAAKDARDKFNEQVSELNKKVMALKKDTVQQEGPSVAKMKKELKNLEFIHMTSGDLKRDKEKALVEQMKALQMQIREREKTLEANDEVKGAITELREAKDKAEEQHRLVSELAEGAQNEHDAMIKIYEEADKLRKEADEAQEKFIETKGKADEEHRRHIDHIRQVHDYDKIITGLRQKARKARKKKDDSVAMKEAEDIFDKFKKGEKLSTEDLMVLQKSGYL; via the coding sequence ATGACAGAACTCTTGGAGGACCTCGACCAGAAGCGTCAATTCAACAATAACGAGGCGGAGAGGCGCCGCCGGCTTAGGGACGAATTGAATGATAAGACCAAAGAATGGGTGCAGAAGAGAGACGAACTTAACGCGAAAGTCCGCGAGCTGGTCGACAGCGCTGCCAAGCACCGTGAGACCCGCGACAAGATGAACGAACAGGTCCGCGCGGCCAAGGACGCCCGGGACAAGTTCAACGAGCAGGTCAGCGAGCTCAACAAGAAGGTCATGGCCCTGAAGAAGGACACCGTTCAGCAGGAAGGTCCCTCCGTAGCCAAGATGAAGAAGGAGCTGAAGAACCTAGAGTTCATCCACATGACCTCTGGCGACCTCAAGCGGGACAAGGAGAAAGCCTTGGTAGAACAGATGAAGGCCCTCCAGATGCAGATCCGCGAGAGGGAGAAGACCCTGGAAGCCAACGACGAGGTCAAGGGCGCCATCACGGAACTGCGCGAGGCCAAGGACAAGGCCGAGGAGCAGCACCGCCTGGTAAGCGAGCTGGCCGAGGGCGCCCAGAACGAGCACGACGCCATGATAAAGATCTACGAGGAGGCGGACAAGCTCAGGAAGGAAGCCGACGAGGCCCAGGAGAAGTTCATCGAGACCAAGGGCAAAGCCGATGAGGAGCACCGTCGCCACATAGACCACATCCGGCAGGTGCACGACTATGACAAGATCATCACCGGCCTGAGGCAGAAGGCCCGCAAGGCCCGCAAGAAGAAGGACGATAGCGTAGCGATGAAGGAAGCTGAGGATATCTTCGACAAGTTCAAGAAGGGAGAGAAGCTCAGCACCGAGGACCTAATGGTCCTGCAGAAGAGCGGCTACCTCTGA